A region of the Lolium rigidum isolate FL_2022 unplaced genomic scaffold, APGP_CSIRO_Lrig_0.1 contig_62246_1, whole genome shotgun sequence genome:
attgagcaACATTTTTTTAGAGACGGAAGGAGTAGCATAGAAAATATTGAGATTATTTATTTGAGAAATGTATATTTATTTTCCTTAGCAATACTTGTAATTTCTTAGTAACATACGTGTACATAAACTAATGGTCAAATACAGGCTTCTATATCTAAAAACGCAATCTATATCAAGAAAAAACTAGAAATGCCAAAACTAATGGTCAAAGATATTGTGGACTATATCAACGTCTATGATATCATCTCTTTACGGAAGGAGCTAGTACTGATGCATCTTGGATGAAAAATATTTCCTCTGTCTTATCAAaattttcttaatatttttaagatttagatgtatctaaacacgTTTAGCATCTAAATACACCTAAATTTAAACCATGGTACAGTATTGGATTTCATGTGCATAGCCATCTTGTAAGACGGAGGAAGTAAAAATAtttcctcgcctcgcctcgcctctgcTCCAGCACGGcaagcctccgccgccgccgccgccgccgctgccgccggccgccgtcgttcatcctcctcctccactagcCAATCTCCGGACTACGCCTGCGCCACTCATCATCCTCCACCCACCACCCCACTAATGTCCCGAATCCGCCTCCGCCACTGCGCCAGCACGCAGATGTCGCGCCTCCGCCCCCTCCGTCAcagctcctcctccacctccacctcccggtGCTTGAGATCCTGGTCTCCGGCCGCCTCCTTTGCTGCAGCCACGGAGCGCGTCCGCGCCGGAACGCTCAGCCCGGAGGACGCACACAACCTGTTCGACGAATTGCTGCGCCAAGCCACCccggtccccgagcgctccctcaACGACTTCCTTATTGCACTCGCCCGTGCTCCGTCCTACGACGACCGCAGAAGCGGACCCGCTCTCGCAGTCGCTCTCTTCAACCGCGTGTGCCGAGAAGATGCCGGCCCCCAGGTGATGTCGCCCACAGTCTGCACCTACAACATCATCATGGACTGCTGCTGCCGCGCACATCGACCGGACCTTGGGCTTGCCTTATTCGGCCGTGTCCTCAAAATAGGTCTGAAGACAAACCAGATCACCGCCAACACCTTCCTCAAGTGCTTCTGCGATGCAAAACGGACAAATGAGGCTGTGGACGTACTGCTTCATAGGATGTCTGAGCTTGGATGTGTGCCTGACGTTATCTCATACAACATAGTTCTGAAGAGGTTATGTGAAGATAGCAGGAGCCAGCAAGCACTTGACCTGCTCCAGACGATGGCGAAACAAGGAGGTGTCTGTTCCCCCAACGTGGTGTCATACAGCACGGTCATCCATGGCTTCTTTAGGGAGGGTGAAATAGGCAAAGCATGCAATCTCTtccatgaaatggtgcagcaaggagTTAAGCCCACTGTGGTGACATACAGCTCAGTTATTGATGCGCTGTGCAAGGCCCGAGCAATGGATAAGGCAGAGCTGATCCTTCGGCAGATGGCCGGCAATGGCGTTCAACCAAATAAAGTGACATACAATTGCATGATCCATGGATATTCCACATCAGGGCGGTGGAAAGAGTCAACTAATATGTTCAGAGAAATGACAAAACGGGGTCTGATACCAGATATTGTTACTTGCAACTCGTTCATGACCTCCCTTTGCAAGCATGGAAGAAGCAAAGAAGCTGCAGAAATTCTTTCTGCCATGACTGCCAAGGGACAAAAACCtgatatcttctcatactcaataTTGCTTCATGGGTATGGCAATGAAGGATTTTTACTTGATATGATTAATCTCTTCAGTTCAATGAAAAACAACGGTATTGTGCCCAACTGCCATGTTTTCAACATATTAATAGGTGCGTATGCTAAATGTGGAGTGATGGATGAAGCTATGCTCATATTTGCCGAAATGCGGGAACAAGGAGTGACTCCAAATGTAGTCACCTATTTAACTGTAATAGCAGCACTTTGTAGGATGGGTAGACTGGCCGATGCTATGGACAAATTCAGTGAGATGATTGCTGTGGGAATACAACCTGACAATGCTGTTTATCGGTCCCTAATTCAGGGTTGTTGTATACATGGTGATCTGGTTAAAGCTAAAGAGTTGGTTTCTCAAATGATGAACAAAGGTATCCCTCGTCCTAACATCGTGTTCTTCAATTCAGTAATAAACAGTCTATGCAAAGAAGGGAGGGTTATGGATGCACAAGATATATTTGAACTTGTTATACACATTGGTGAGAGGCCGCATATCATTACTTTTAGCTCACTGATTGATGGGTATGTCTTAGTCGGCAAGATGGATAAAGCACTCGGAGTACTTGATGCCATGTTCTCAGCAGGTGTTGAGCCTGATGTTGTTACATATAACACACTTGTGAATGGCTATTTTAAAAATGGAAGGGTCGATGATGCTTT
Encoded here:
- the LOC124681961 gene encoding protein Rf1, mitochondrial-like, producing the protein MSRIRLRHCASTQMSRLRPLRHSSSSTSTSRCLRSWSPAASFAAATERVRAGTLSPEDAHNLFDELLRQATPVPERSLNDFLIALARAPSYDDRRSGPALAVALFNRVCREDAGPQVMSPTVCTYNIIMDCCCRAHRPDLGLALFGRVLKIGLKTNQITANTFLKCFCDAKRTNEAVDVLLHRMSELGCVPDVISYNIVLKRLCEDSRSQQALDLLQTMAKQGGVCSPNVVSYSTVIHGFFREGEIGKACNLFHEMVQQGVKPTVVTYSSVIDALCKARAMDKAELILRQMAGNGVQPNKVTYNCMIHGYSTSGRWKESTNMFREMTKRGLIPDIVTCNSFMTSLCKHGRSKEAAEILSAMTAKGQKPDIFSYSILLHGYGNEGFLLDMINLFSSMKNNGIVPNCHVFNILIGAYAKCGVMDEAMLIFAEMREQGVTPNVVTYLTVIAALCRMGRLADAMDKFSEMIAVGIQPDNAVYRSLIQGCCIHGDLVKAKELVSQMMNKGIPRPNIVFFNSVINSLCKEGRVMDAQDIFELVIHIGERPHIITFSSLIDGYVLVGKMDKALGVLDAMFSAGVEPDVVTYNTLVNGYFKNGRVDDALALFAEMLHKRVKPTTVTYNSILDGLFRAGRTDAAKKRLSEMIESGITVSLSTYSIILGGLCRNDYNEEAILLFKKLGAMNMKVNITIVNTMINALYKVRRREEANDLFSAIPAIGLVPNGSTYGVMIQHLLKEGAVEEADIMFASMEKSGCAPSSRLLNYVIRILLEKGEIVKAGNYMSKVDGKSISLEASTTSLMLSLFSKNGKYQEEMKLLPVKYQFLTDLIE